A DNA window from Candidatus Zixiibacteriota bacterium contains the following coding sequences:
- a CDS encoding DUF4402 domain-containing protein: MSTRIMTYSNILLAVMLICVVGGMSAAQTISEVAPLRFGNLFPGVPKVIDKATAGAAAEYHVSGTAGSEVLITFLFLPTYINQGGFNMHVIFGNTDCAMDSSATPNQSTPGYDDLNPWQPITYRLGLNGLTIWLGGTIVPNIGQKPGNYSGIIQVKVEYTGN, translated from the coding sequence ATGTCTACGCGAATCATGACATACTCGAATATCCTCCTGGCTGTGATGTTGATATGTGTTGTTGGCGGGATGTCTGCTGCACAGACCATTTCCGAGGTAGCCCCTCTCCGATTCGGGAATCTGTTTCCTGGCGTCCCCAAGGTAATCGATAAGGCGACCGCCGGTGCGGCGGCCGAATACCACGTGTCTGGTACGGCCGGTTCTGAAGTACTGATTACGTTCTTATTTTTGCCGACCTACATCAATCAGGGCGGCTTCAACATGCACGTAATTTTTGGCAATACGGACTGCGCTATGGATTCCAGCGCCACGCCCAACCAATCGACTCCCGGTTACGATGATCTGAATCCGTGGCAACCGATCACCTATCGTCTTGGGCTGAACGGTTTGACCATCTGGCTGGGAGGGACGATCGTGCCGAATATTGGTCAAAAACCGGGCAACTACTCCGGCATCATACAGGTCAAAGTCGAGTATACCGGCAACTGA